The Armatimonadia bacterium region GCGATCTCCCGCAGACGAACCGGCTTGCCGTCCAGGATCGGGACCAGGCTCCTGCCCTGCACATGCCGGGACACGGGCACCTCGGCCAGTTCGAGCAAAGTCGGGCACAGGTCCACAGGCTGCACCAACTGCTGCTTGCGGTCGCCTCGTGGACCATCGGGCAGCCGCACCAGCAGCGGGACCCGCACGACCTCCTCGTACAAGGGCCACGGACCTCCCTGCACCGCGTGCTTGCCAATCCGCCCATGCTCACCCAACAGGAACCCATGGTCCGAGGTGAACACGATCGCCGTGTCCTCCAGCAGTCCCAGGTCCCCGACCTTGCGCAGGATTGCGCCGATCCACTTGTCGACGAGCGTCAACTCACCGCAGTAGGCCGCGTGGCTCCACTCCAGCTCCTCCGGGGTGAGGAAGTCCGTGAAGTCATAGCGCGGATGACGCACCTTCTGTCCCTGCGGCGAGCCCGGGAAGTACAGCTCGGTGAAGCAATCCGGCGCGTCCCAGGGCTCATGGGGATCGAACATATCGACCCACAGGAAGAACCGGTCGGCCTTGTGGTTCATCTCCAGCCAGCGGCAGGCATCCATCGCTACCCGGGGAGCATGGTGGCCCATCTCGCCGGGATGATCGAGACGCTGTAGCCTGTGCACGGGCATGAGGTCTTCGTCGTAGCGGTCCTTGTCGACGGACCACTCGAACTCCACGCTATCGTTGGCCCGGGTGAACTCGCAGTCCGACTCCTGGCCGCGAATCCAGCGCCAGCCCTGAAAGCCGCGCTCGTAGTTGAACCCGCGGCGGCTGAAATGCGGGGTGTCGTGGATGAGCTGGGTCACGTAGCCGGCGCCGGTGAGGGTCTCGGCGAGCGTTGGCCACT contains the following coding sequences:
- a CDS encoding sulfatase codes for the protein MNLIVIVADTCRQDHLGCYGNEWMHTENLDALAEESVIFESCYTASFPTVPHRADCFLGRYGFPCYGWGPLPRQWPTLAETLTGAGYVTQLIHDTPHFSRRGFNYERGFQGWRWIRGQESDCEFTRANDSVEFEWSVDKDRYDEDLMPVHRLQRLDHPGEMGHHAPRVAMDACRWLEMNHKADRFFLWVDMFDPHEPWDAPDCFTELYFPGSPQGQKVRHPRYDFTDFLTPEELEWSHAAYCGELTLVDKWIGAILRKVGDLGLLEDTAIVFTSDHGFLLGEHGRIGKHAVQGGPWPLYEEVVRVPLLVRLPDGPRGDRKQQLVQPVDLCPTLLELAEVPVSRHVQGRSLVPILDGKPVRLREIAMSSGCIADRAHLSTRATITHEEGWSLILGSLDQKPELYYLPADPEQAEDRYEDDRLMALELAAMFRSALSFLGAEQAVVDQWKCLGGENG